Genomic window (Candidatus Binatia bacterium):
GCGACGTCGCACCCCTCGCGCGCCAGCGCGAGCGCGATCGCCGCTCCGATTCCCGAGGCGCCCCCGGTCACGACCGCGGCGCGCCCTTGGAGGCCCAGGTCCACGGCCCTCAGCTCCCCGCCGGCTCCGGAATGGCCGGCGCCGCCGGCGGCTGGCACTGCGGCGAGATCGCGCGGTAGAGCTCGTCGTCCCAGGGATGCCCCTCCGCCAGCATCTGGCGGAGCTTGATGAAGTCCACCTCGCGCTTCCCCTTGGGCCCTTCGTGGAAGGCGCGGAACCCGGCGCGCGCCTCGGTCATCATGTTGAGCGCGAGCCAGTCGCGATTGGTCCCGCTGTTCGCCTGCCAGTGGTGGAGCTTGTGCTTGCGGAGGCTCGCGATCGTCTTCGCGGTACAGTCGGGCATGAGCATCAGGAGCTTGGCGCAGAGCGACTCGACGGCCTTATCGAGGAGCGAGAGATCGGTCTTCGCGCGCGCGAAGGTCTCCTTGGCGAGGATCAGGTCGGGCCCGGTGCGGAAGTCGCCGTAGACGATCCGTCCCATCTCGTCCAGGAAGCGGTCGGTGACCACGAGCGGATTCGGGATCCACCGCCCGTCCAGGCGCAGGACCGGCACCACTTCGTTCACGAGGCCCAGGAACATCGCGCGGTGCGCGCTCCAGGTCTCGCAGAGCACCGCGCTCTCGATGGCGCGGCCGAAGCCGACGTAGACGGGGAGGAAATCGGTCGACCCGCCGTCGGGCGCCGAGCCGTGCTTCGGGCCCGCCTGTCCGAAGCGAGCGGTGTCCACGGCGACGCTGAAGTCGCAGGCCATCCCGATCTCCTGGCCGCCGCCGATCCGCATCCCGTTCACGCGGTTCACCACCGGCTTGTCGCACGCGAGGATCGCGTCGATCATGTCGTTGAAGACCCGCATGTACTGCTTGTACTCCTGCGGATTCCCCGCGTAGTAGGTCGCGTACTCCTCGGTGTTGCCGCCCGTGCAGAACGACTTGTCCCCCGTCGCCGTGAAGACGACCGAGACCACGCGCCGGTCCAGGCTGGCCTGCCGGAACGCGATCCCCACCTCGCGCGCCATGTCCGTGGTGTAGCTGTTCAGCTGCTTCGGGTTGTCCAGGACGATCCACGCGTGGAACAGGCCGTCGGCGGCGCGCCCGCACGGATCGAGGGCGGGGCGCATCTCGTAGCCGATGTGCTGGAAGCGGTACTCCGGAAACAGCGTGTGGTCCTTCAGCATCGTTCTCTCCCGCGCGCCGCGCGCGCTCGTGCGGGGCGGCTTCCGCCCCGCGACCCTAGGGCTCGAGGATGGCCCGCTTCTGGATCTCGTGATCGGCCACGCGGCGCACGACCTCGGGGCCGTCGCGCAGCGGATGCCGCTCGATGAACGGATGGAGCGTGACGCGCCCCGACGTGACCATGCGAAGCGCCTCGGGGTAGAGCTCGGGGCGGCAGCCCCAGGTGCCCTGCGCCGTCGCGTCGAAGGCCATGAGGTTGCTCAGCCGGAGCTGGACCTTGTCGAGGGTGAACCCCACGACCATCAGGATTCCCGCCGTTCCGAGGAGGCCGAACGCCGTCTCCTGCCCCGCCGCCGTCCCGGAGCATTCGAAGATCTTCCAGCCGTGCGGGGCCACGCCCCACGCCTTGGCGCGCGCCGCGATCTCCTTCTTCAGCGCCTTGAAGTCCGTCGCCGAGGGATCGAGCGCCAGGCTCGCGCCATGCGCCGCGATCCCCGCAAGCTTCGCCGCGTCCACGTCCAGCACCACCACGCGCGCGCCGAAGGCGGCCGCGATCTGCACCGCGTAGCCGCCCACGCCGCCCGCGCCCACGACGATCGCGAGATCGCCGGGACGGAGACCGCTGCGGACGATCGCCTGGTAGGGCGTCGTCACGGCGTCGGCCACGACCGAGAGGTCGGCCAGCGAATAGCCGTTCCGCTCCGTGACGGGGCAAAGCCCGCGCGCGGGGACGGCGACCCGCTCCGCGAACCCCCCATCGAGATCGTTCCCCGGCATGATCTGGCTCCGGCACGCGTTCCCCCGCCCCGAGCGGCAGAGGTCGCATTCGCCGCACGGGATGACGGAGGGAACGATCACCTCGCGTCCGATCCACTCGCGGCACTCCGGCGCCGCCTCGTCCACGACGCCGCTTACCTCGTGGCCGAGCGTGATCGGGAGCGGATGGCGGGTCGGAACGCCGTCCCGCCAGAAACCGATGTCGGTGTGGCAGACGCCGCACCCGGCGACGCGCACGACGACTTCCCCCGCGCGCGGCTCGGGTTCGGGAACGTCGACGACGGCAAGTGGCGCGCCGGAGGCGTTGAGACGGATCGCTTTCATGGCTTTCTCCGGGAACGGTTCGGCGCGGCGGGGCTCTTGGAGTTCTTGGGGTTCTTGCGGTTGTCGAGGCCCGCCAGGAACAGGTCCGTGAAGCGGTCGCCCAGCTCCGCGGCCTGCAGCGATCCCTCGGGCCGGTACCAGCGCGCGATCCAGTTGATCGCGCCGAGCATGGCGAACGCGGCGACCTTGGGGTCGGTCTTCCGGAACGCTCCGGCGCGGATGCCGGACGCCAGGATCCGGCGGAGCTCGCGCTCGTAGCGGTCGCGGGCCGCGATGATCTCCGCCCGCGGCCCTTTCGAGAACGCGGTGACCTCGAAGGCGAGCGGCGACCCCTCGAGCGTGTCGGTCATGACGCGCACGTGCTCGCGGATCACGTGCCCCAGCCGCTCGCGCGCGGTCGGTAGCCGCCGGGTCTCGGCGAGGATCCGGTCCAGCTCGGCGAGCGAGTCCTTGTGGCACTCGTACAGGATCGCTTCCTTGTCGGGGAAATAGTGGTAGAGCGCCGTCTTGCGCACGCCCAGGCGGCGCGCGATGTCGTCGAGGGTGGTTCGGTGGTAGCCGCGATGGCGAAAGGCCCGGAGCGCGGCGTGGAGGATCTCCTCCCGGCGGCGCTCGCGCTTGGCGCGAATGCGCGGGGAGCGCGTTTTCGCGGCGGGGGTGCGCATGGTGCGCACGGAACGTACGGCGGCGGCTTCGGCCATCGGTCACCCTCCCGAAGAAATTTGAACCGATGGTCGAAGATTGAATCCGGGTTCAGGGCCTGTCACCTGACAAGGTGTCAGGGATACCAAAGGAGGATGCGGCGTCTGCGCCGCTGGAGACGGGGTTGGAGGAGCGG
Coding sequences:
- the had gene encoding 6-hydroxycyclohex-1-ene-1-carbonyl-CoA dehydrogenase, with the translated sequence MKAIRLNASGAPLAVVDVPEPEPRAGEVVVRVAGCGVCHTDIGFWRDGVPTRHPLPITLGHEVSGVVDEAAPECREWIGREVIVPSVIPCGECDLCRSGRGNACRSQIMPGNDLDGGFAERVAVPARGLCPVTERNGYSLADLSVVADAVTTPYQAIVRSGLRPGDLAIVVGAGGVGGYAVQIAAAFGARVVVLDVDAAKLAGIAAHGASLALDPSATDFKALKKEIAARAKAWGVAPHGWKIFECSGTAAGQETAFGLLGTAGILMVVGFTLDKVQLRLSNLMAFDATAQGTWGCRPELYPEALRMVTSGRVTLHPFIERHPLRDGPEVVRRVADHEIQKRAILEP
- a CDS encoding TetR/AcrR family transcriptional regulator codes for the protein MAEAAAVRSVRTMRTPAAKTRSPRIRAKRERRREEILHAALRAFRHRGYHRTTLDDIARRLGVRKTALYHYFPDKEAILYECHKDSLAELDRILAETRRLPTARERLGHVIREHVRVMTDTLEGSPLAFEVTAFSKGPRAEIIAARDRYERELRRILASGIRAGAFRKTDPKVAAFAMLGAINWIARWYRPEGSLQAAELGDRFTDLFLAGLDNRKNPKNSKSPAAPNRSRRKP
- the oah gene encoding 6-oxocyclohex-1-ene-1-carbonyl-CoA hydratase; translated protein: MLKDHTLFPEYRFQHIGYEMRPALDPCGRAADGLFHAWIVLDNPKQLNSYTTDMAREVGIAFRQASLDRRVVSVVFTATGDKSFCTGGNTEEYATYYAGNPQEYKQYMRVFNDMIDAILACDKPVVNRVNGMRIGGGQEIGMACDFSVAVDTARFGQAGPKHGSAPDGGSTDFLPVYVGFGRAIESAVLCETWSAHRAMFLGLVNEVVPVLRLDGRWIPNPLVVTDRFLDEMGRIVYGDFRTGPDLILAKETFARAKTDLSLLDKAVESLCAKLLMLMPDCTAKTIASLRKHKLHHWQANSGTNRDWLALNMMTEARAGFRAFHEGPKGKREVDFIKLRQMLAEGHPWDDELYRAISPQCQPPAAPAIPEPAGS